The genome window GAGCCAAACCGCGAGAAAAGCCGAGAAGGAGATCGCCATTCATGTCACCGGCGCTGTCAGTAAACCAGGTGTCTACCGATTGCCTGCCGGCAGCCGTGTGGAGGATGCGATCCGATTGGCGGAAGCCCTGCCCGAGGCAGACGTGGAGGGGATGAACCGGGCTGCGCCATTGACAGACGGCCGCCAGATCGTGGTTCCCTTTCGCCAGGGGGATGGTGGCCGAAGCGGTGGGAGCAATGAGTCAAGCGGAACGGGATCCGCCAAGTCAAAGGCGAGTTCAGGCGCCAACGCTGGAACTGGGGCGACTTCAAGACAGGGCGGTTCGTTGATCAACATCAACCAGGCTGATGCGGCGGAGTTGGATCGGCTGCCCGGGGTGGGACCGTCGACGGCCCAGAAAATCATTCAATACCGGGAGACAAAGGGCGCTTTTCAGCGCGCCGAGGACCTGCAAAACGTTCCCGGGATAGGTCCGAAAAAGTATGCCGATCTCAAGGAGATGATCACCGTTGATTGAAGACATGAGAAGACGTGTATG of Heliomicrobium gestii contains these proteins:
- a CDS encoding ComEA family DNA-binding protein translates to MENPKRLFAILGGLLVVLVIGMGLQGTKFYSPPSSERKVLPAAKANSPDGEQGASQTARKAEKEIAIHVTGAVSKPGVYRLPAGSRVEDAIRLAEALPEADVEGMNRAAPLTDGRQIVVPFRQGDGGRSGGSNESSGTGSAKSKASSGANAGTGATSRQGGSLININQADAAELDRLPGVGPSTAQKIIQYRETKGAFQRAEDLQNVPGIGPKKYADLKEMITVD